In Natronococcus occultus SP4, the following proteins share a genomic window:
- a CDS encoding DUF4352 domain-containing protein produces MKRRTFVGVAGMGVLGVAGCTHSRTEPEADGSEDGSTASEPSGADDGGDENGADDDGNEDAADKASETIAVGELVGDELEFVVSDVDRRRSFAGLVPEDDGSLHDDDERGQASADAAFVVVEFAVRNASDEFVSTADVLEPVLEDDAERTHSGVRSVSEQMLADGVLAPGEVERGEVAYELSRDRSGSSLTLEAGATALGEDLVVDLEREADEVATLEQELRVPIREFGAAIERDGLDIGVDRLGTGNDLGSFFEPEPDHEYVVVGLTVTNEAGEDREFSLGDRSRLKDGVGRSYPADPDALSSLERFDDSVSLADGDRYEGSIAYHVERDREELYWLLEPPSWTDEKEFWRIR; encoded by the coding sequence ATGAAACGACGGACGTTCGTCGGCGTCGCCGGTATGGGAGTCCTCGGGGTCGCGGGCTGTACCCACAGCAGGACGGAGCCGGAGGCCGACGGAAGCGAGGACGGCTCGACCGCGAGCGAGCCCAGCGGCGCGGACGACGGCGGTGACGAGAACGGCGCCGATGACGACGGTAACGAGGACGCGGCGGACAAAGCGTCCGAGACGATCGCCGTCGGCGAACTCGTCGGCGACGAGCTGGAGTTCGTCGTCAGCGACGTCGATCGACGACGCTCGTTCGCGGGGCTCGTCCCCGAAGACGACGGCTCCCTCCACGACGACGACGAACGCGGCCAGGCGAGCGCGGACGCGGCGTTCGTGGTCGTCGAGTTCGCCGTCAGGAACGCCAGCGACGAGTTCGTGTCGACGGCCGACGTCCTTGAACCGGTACTCGAGGACGACGCCGAACGCACGCACTCCGGGGTTCGCTCGGTCAGCGAGCAGATGCTCGCGGACGGCGTCCTCGCTCCCGGAGAGGTCGAGCGCGGGGAAGTTGCCTACGAGCTATCCCGGGACCGGTCGGGCTCGTCGCTAACCCTCGAGGCCGGAGCGACGGCACTCGGCGAGGACCTCGTCGTCGACCTCGAGCGCGAGGCCGACGAGGTCGCGACACTCGAACAGGAGCTCCGAGTCCCGATCCGTGAGTTCGGGGCCGCGATCGAGCGCGACGGGCTCGATATCGGCGTCGATCGGCTGGGGACGGGCAACGATCTCGGCTCGTTCTTCGAGCCCGAGCCGGACCACGAGTACGTCGTCGTCGGGCTCACCGTGACTAACGAGGCCGGTGAAGACAGGGAGTTCTCGCTCGGCGACCGCAGCCGGCTGAAGGACGGCGTCGGCCGGAGCTATCCGGCGGACCCCGACGCGCTGTCGTCGCTCGAACGGTTCGACGACTCGGTGTCGCTCGCGGACGGCGATCGGTACGAGGGGTCGATCGCCTACCACGTCGAGCGCGATCGGGAGGAGCTGTACTGGTTGCTCGAGCCGCCGTCGTGGACGGACGAGAAGGAGTTCTGGCGGATTCGGTAG
- a CDS encoding bacterio-opsin activator domain-containing protein, translated as MVPHTSPQSSRRVRILYVDPDRETAAATADALEATQEITVTTVTRASDALGRLADGEFDCLVTDAELPGRDGVELLEAVRNRWPEIPTVVLARSPRRELVRRARAAGATDVLRKADGENIEQLTSRLVSIVDGTGSGIVPIDEDAEDALPTAGGSCLFDGDLRAIDASELFADLYGTEPDALVGKRWAKLFPTDRGTGATDAVRETVRRRGSAVDDALGERANGRLVPVQRSVTAVEPGTYLCRLLDLTGTDRRTAPLERTLRRQRGIGDDHDRPRTSCRGLRALSETLQDAGTIREASRRAVDVVADLEGVAAAAIYLYDDHEDALRRTARAGTFGDRDGPEPAPTLEAGAIWQAFVDREATSVAELGPEPSAAGSTGDARGVVFPLGEHGAVLAAIDGRPARADGELTVAAALVRTALDRRERERRLTVRDEAIDAQAVRLDRLEALADLDRRIDSAIDAAGSRADLETMTCDRLVGHERITFAWLGAYDEVGETIEPRAWAGAERSYLNSVAIDLTAPTDDQEPTAAAVRTGAPQSLERLLSDDRPGRWRREAARRGYRSVVSVPIDSDALQYGGLTVYADRHDAFGAAERRALAAIGNRLGRALHTLELAHAQLETTEIVELEFRLRGTEPSFVRWAAATDGRIALEGAFARSDGSIRGLFTVEGVAVDRVLELASRAPETNGTTFVTERDGTGLFACLFTPDSIVSRLLEYGAVARSLESDPDGATLVVELPGDADVRRLVDGITTTYPGATLVRRQHGDRRPRTRFEFLVAVEQQLTDRQYEVLRTAYASGYFETPRESSGVEVAAMLDIAQPTFNHHLHAAQRKLLAILFAHGYRRASGGEGSTT; from the coding sequence ATGGTACCGCACACGAGCCCGCAGTCGAGCCGACGCGTCCGGATACTCTACGTCGATCCGGATCGCGAGACGGCCGCTGCGACAGCGGACGCGCTCGAGGCGACCCAGGAGATCACGGTGACGACGGTGACCCGGGCGAGCGACGCGCTCGGACGACTTGCCGACGGCGAGTTCGACTGTCTCGTAACTGACGCCGAGCTCCCGGGACGGGACGGCGTCGAGCTTCTCGAGGCAGTGAGGAACCGATGGCCCGAGATTCCGACCGTGGTACTCGCTCGCTCGCCGCGACGCGAACTCGTTCGGCGGGCGCGAGCTGCGGGGGCGACCGACGTCCTCCGAAAGGCCGACGGTGAGAACATCGAGCAACTCACGTCCCGTCTCGTGTCGATCGTCGACGGGACTGGGTCCGGTATCGTCCCGATCGACGAGGACGCCGAGGACGCGCTTCCGACCGCGGGCGGGAGCTGTCTGTTCGACGGCGATCTGCGCGCAATCGACGCCAGCGAGCTGTTCGCTGACCTCTACGGGACGGAGCCGGACGCGCTGGTCGGCAAGCGGTGGGCAAAGCTGTTCCCGACCGATCGCGGCACCGGGGCGACCGACGCGGTACGCGAGACCGTCAGGCGCCGCGGCTCGGCGGTCGACGACGCGCTCGGCGAGCGGGCCAACGGGCGGCTCGTCCCGGTCCAGCGGTCGGTGACCGCAGTCGAACCGGGGACGTATCTATGTCGTCTGCTCGATCTCACTGGCACCGACCGACGAACAGCCCCGCTCGAACGAACTCTCCGCCGCCAGCGCGGGATCGGCGACGATCACGACCGACCGAGGACGTCGTGTCGCGGCCTTCGAGCGCTCTCCGAAACACTCCAGGACGCCGGGACGATCCGGGAGGCGTCCCGGCGAGCCGTCGACGTCGTCGCCGATCTCGAAGGGGTCGCGGCCGCGGCGATCTACCTGTACGACGACCACGAGGACGCGCTCCGGCGTACCGCTCGGGCCGGCACGTTCGGCGACCGGGACGGCCCGGAGCCGGCGCCAACGCTCGAGGCGGGAGCGATCTGGCAGGCGTTCGTCGATCGAGAGGCGACATCCGTCGCGGAGCTGGGTCCGGAGCCGTCGGCAGCGGGTTCGACGGGCGACGCTCGCGGCGTCGTCTTCCCGCTGGGAGAGCACGGGGCCGTCCTCGCCGCGATCGACGGACGGCCCGCGCGTGCGGATGGGGAGCTCACAGTCGCCGCAGCGCTCGTTCGCACGGCGCTGGATCGCCGCGAGCGCGAGCGGCGACTGACAGTCCGTGACGAGGCGATCGACGCGCAGGCAGTCCGACTCGATCGCCTCGAAGCGCTCGCGGACCTCGACCGACGGATCGATAGCGCGATCGACGCGGCTGGCTCGCGGGCCGACCTCGAGACGATGACGTGTGATCGTCTGGTCGGCCACGAGCGGATCACGTTCGCCTGGCTCGGCGCGTACGACGAGGTCGGAGAAACGATCGAGCCACGCGCGTGGGCGGGCGCCGAACGCAGCTACCTCAACAGCGTCGCGATCGACCTGACGGCGCCGACCGACGACCAGGAGCCGACGGCTGCCGCGGTCCGGACGGGAGCCCCACAGAGCCTCGAGCGCCTGCTCTCGGACGACCGTCCCGGACGGTGGCGCCGCGAGGCTGCCAGACGCGGCTATCGGTCGGTGGTAAGCGTTCCCATCGACTCCGATGCACTCCAGTATGGCGGGCTGACGGTCTACGCCGACCGACACGACGCGTTCGGCGCTGCCGAGCGTCGTGCGCTGGCGGCGATCGGCAACCGTCTCGGACGCGCGCTCCACACGCTCGAACTCGCGCACGCACAGCTCGAGACGACCGAGATCGTCGAACTGGAGTTTCGGCTCCGCGGGACGGAGCCGTCGTTCGTCCGGTGGGCCGCCGCGACCGACGGCCGGATCGCTCTCGAGGGCGCCTTCGCGCGCAGCGACGGCTCGATCCGCGGGCTGTTCACGGTCGAGGGGGTTGCCGTCGATCGAGTCCTCGAGCTCGCGAGTCGGGCGCCCGAGACAAACGGGACGACGTTCGTCACCGAGCGCGACGGGACGGGGTTGTTCGCGTGTCTGTTCACGCCCGACAGCATCGTCTCGCGGCTGCTCGAGTACGGTGCCGTCGCTCGGTCGCTGGAGAGCGATCCGGACGGCGCGACCCTCGTCGTCGAGCTCCCGGGTGACGCGGACGTCCGGCGGCTCGTCGACGGAATCACCACGACCTATCCCGGGGCGACGCTCGTCCGTCGCCAACACGGCGACCGGCGACCGCGGACGCGGTTCGAGTTCCTCGTTGCGGTCGAGCAACAACTCACCGACCGCCAGTACGAGGTCCTGCGAACCGCCTACGCCAGCGGCTACTTCGAGACCCCCCGCGAGAGCAGCGGGGTCGAGGTCGCGGCTATGCTCGATATCGCCCAGCCGACGTTCAACCACCACCTCCATGCCGCACAGCGAAAGCTCCTGGCGATCCTGTTTGCCCACGGGTACCGAAGGGCGTCGGGTGGGGAAGGTTCCACCACGTAG
- a CDS encoding Cdc6/Cdc18 family protein: MNHNPSETLGTNDDGSDSEPSIVDDILDGERKTVFEDKQLVDSNTIVDHNRIYGRDEQLAAEARAFRDTLDGERPPDLLLYGPSGTGKTLTVKAVAEKVKDRALQNSIDFDFVAVNFKTMESHSLDRAVWKLGYQTAEKAGVAWDIPRKGVSTDAKYVRLYEIVDRHFDALVFILDEIDTLTGHAGADEPAYSRLLYSLSRVMAEQHVDTLVSTVVITNHPKFRENLDSRTDSSYNPTGIHFSDYDANELIEILNRRRDAFKDGALDEGVVELVAAYGAKNEGDARRAIDLLRDAGEIANRNGETVVTEQHVHAANDSVVKNRVLEIVGGMSLQKKLSLYAAAIVADVSDGTAPSPAVYTLYREICQRSDRDVYTQETVNSHINKAGTYGVLESERTSDGFKSGVHLVFAFTEPVDAVIETLEEDDVFDDIELATVRSIARRALRNT, translated from the coding sequence GTGAATCACAATCCATCAGAGACACTCGGGACGAACGATGATGGATCAGACTCCGAGCCCTCTATCGTCGACGATATTCTCGACGGCGAACGAAAAACCGTCTTCGAGGACAAACAGCTCGTCGACTCGAATACGATCGTCGATCACAACCGGATCTACGGTCGCGACGAACAGCTCGCGGCCGAGGCCCGTGCGTTCCGCGATACGCTCGACGGTGAGCGTCCGCCGGATCTCCTCCTCTACGGACCGAGCGGAACCGGAAAGACCCTCACCGTGAAAGCAGTTGCCGAGAAAGTCAAAGACCGGGCCCTCCAGAACAGCATCGACTTCGATTTCGTCGCGGTCAACTTCAAGACGATGGAGTCACACTCGCTGGATCGGGCCGTCTGGAAGCTTGGCTACCAAACCGCCGAAAAGGCCGGCGTCGCATGGGACATTCCGCGAAAAGGGGTCTCTACCGACGCGAAGTACGTCCGTCTGTACGAAATCGTCGATCGCCACTTCGACGCGCTCGTGTTCATCCTCGACGAGATCGATACCCTCACCGGTCACGCCGGTGCCGACGAACCCGCGTACTCGCGATTGCTGTACAGCCTGAGCCGAGTCATGGCCGAGCAGCACGTCGATACGCTCGTCTCGACGGTCGTTATCACGAACCATCCGAAGTTCCGTGAAAATCTCGACAGCCGGACCGACAGCTCGTACAACCCCACTGGGATCCACTTCTCCGACTACGACGCGAACGAACTCATCGAGATCCTCAACCGCCGGCGTGACGCGTTCAAGGACGGTGCACTCGACGAGGGGGTCGTCGAACTCGTCGCCGCGTACGGCGCGAAAAACGAGGGCGACGCGCGACGAGCGATCGATCTGCTCCGCGACGCCGGAGAGATCGCGAACAGGAACGGAGAGACGGTCGTCACCGAACAGCACGTCCACGCCGCAAACGACTCGGTCGTCAAGAACCGGGTCCTGGAGATCGTCGGCGGAATGTCCCTCCAGAAGAAACTCTCCCTGTACGCCGCGGCCATCGTCGCGGACGTAAGCGACGGTACGGCGCCGAGTCCGGCGGTCTATACGTTGTATCGAGAGATCTGCCAACGGTCCGATCGCGACGTCTACACCCAGGAGACCGTCAACAGCCACATCAACAAAGCGGGAACGTACGGCGTCCTCGAAAGCGAGCGAACGAGCGACGGCTTCAAAAGCGGCGTCCATCTCGTGTTCGCGTTTACCGAACCCGTCGACGCGGTTATCGAGACGCTCGAGGAGGACGACGTCTTCGACGACATCGAACTGGCTACCGTACGGTCGATCGCGCGTCGAGCGCTTCGCAACACCTGA
- a CDS encoding S8 family serine peptidase, with protein sequence MASTSVAATGLGAVDEDDADDCHRYVVGTSPNATTRSISSDAVAVHRTFSFGSTGGATVCTCTDGVAAEYETRSDVRYVVPDHRRHAIGPAAVASERSSATFEPVPGEDQVVPWGIERLGVDSLPDDSSGDATVAVLDTGIDPDHESLAVDDGVSFVDCEDGCDDDWDDDGVHGTHIAGTAAAVDNDVGVVGVTPTAELCAVRVLDGDGGGHDSEIAAAIEWCADEGIDVLTLSLGGPEPGPILEDAIEYAYGNGVLVFAAAGNAGPDGDTVDYPAAYDACIAVGATDLRDEVADFSARGEGLELVAPGVDVVSTSPGDEYETMDGTSMAVPHVAGLAARLRDAGVPHAADTDDADDPGGVRGILRETARDLDTDEHAQGYGLIDAASALDAVEAIVTEEATAVRASRATLEGSLRTPADGDSAAAFFEWRPADGDGWSATDPETVSEGESFAATVDGLDPETAYEFRAVLDSDEDEETGAIATFATGADELAVETGDVSAVDHESLRCVGELEGLADEAVEVGFEWREAGDDSWTATDDAEREGIGEFEDDVSGLEAETAYEVRAVAAGDGETATGEALSIETDPEPGVPEIERLEASDDSSQQFVSASVEWTVTDRDGDLAELTSELRYADETTVLHGVTSELEDGEESGSHALRNTDRVEGAGEEYEVTITASDREGNVVDASERLVLDERSPAPSIDTFEVEQTEFLGTPSAVVEWGVSDEGGELRELELELRLVDGDDPLDDASPMVRGEEATGERRLTGDDDERGEYEVVISVADYFGQTTTETERVTLGE encoded by the coding sequence ATGGCTAGTACCTCGGTCGCCGCTACCGGTCTCGGTGCAGTCGACGAGGACGACGCCGACGACTGCCACCGGTACGTCGTCGGAACGTCGCCCAACGCCACGACCAGATCGATCTCGAGTGACGCCGTCGCGGTCCACCGAACGTTCTCGTTCGGATCGACCGGCGGTGCGACGGTCTGTACGTGTACCGACGGCGTGGCTGCCGAGTACGAGACCCGAAGCGACGTGCGGTACGTCGTGCCCGACCACCGCCGACACGCGATCGGTCCCGCTGCCGTCGCGAGCGAGCGCTCGAGCGCCACCTTCGAGCCCGTCCCCGGGGAGGATCAGGTCGTCCCCTGGGGGATCGAACGCCTCGGCGTCGACTCGCTGCCGGACGACTCGAGCGGCGACGCGACCGTCGCCGTCCTCGACACCGGGATCGACCCCGACCACGAGAGTCTCGCGGTCGACGACGGCGTTTCGTTCGTCGACTGCGAGGACGGCTGTGACGACGACTGGGACGACGACGGCGTCCACGGCACCCACATCGCCGGAACCGCCGCGGCCGTCGACAACGACGTCGGCGTCGTCGGCGTCACGCCGACCGCGGAGCTGTGTGCGGTCAGGGTCCTCGACGGCGACGGCGGCGGACACGACTCCGAGATCGCCGCGGCCATCGAGTGGTGTGCCGACGAGGGGATCGACGTCCTCACGCTGAGCCTGGGCGGCCCCGAGCCCGGCCCGATCCTCGAGGACGCAATCGAGTACGCCTACGGGAACGGCGTCCTCGTCTTCGCGGCCGCCGGCAACGCGGGTCCGGACGGGGATACTGTCGACTACCCGGCCGCCTACGACGCCTGTATCGCGGTCGGTGCGACGGACCTTCGCGACGAGGTCGCCGACTTCTCCGCACGCGGGGAGGGTCTCGAACTCGTTGCTCCTGGCGTCGACGTCGTTTCGACGTCACCCGGCGACGAGTACGAGACGATGGACGGGACATCGATGGCCGTCCCTCACGTCGCGGGGCTGGCGGCACGGCTGCGCGACGCGGGGGTCCCCCACGCCGCGGACACCGACGACGCCGACGATCCGGGCGGCGTGCGCGGAATCCTCCGCGAGACTGCCCGCGACCTGGACACAGACGAACATGCACAGGGGTACGGGCTGATCGACGCCGCGAGCGCGCTCGACGCCGTCGAGGCGATCGTCACGGAGGAGGCGACCGCGGTGCGGGCCTCACGGGCGACGCTCGAGGGATCGCTGCGCACGCCCGCGGACGGCGACTCGGCTGCGGCGTTCTTCGAGTGGCGGCCGGCCGACGGGGACGGCTGGTCGGCGACCGACCCCGAGACGGTCTCCGAGGGAGAATCGTTCGCAGCGACCGTCGACGGCCTCGATCCCGAGACTGCCTACGAGTTCCGGGCCGTCCTCGACTCCGACGAGGACGAGGAGACGGGAGCGATCGCGACGTTCGCGACCGGAGCCGACGAGCTGGCAGTCGAGACGGGGGACGTGAGCGCCGTCGACCACGAGTCGCTGCGGTGTGTCGGCGAGCTCGAGGGGCTCGCCGACGAGGCCGTCGAGGTCGGTTTCGAGTGGCGCGAGGCCGGCGACGACTCGTGGACGGCGACCGACGACGCGGAACGGGAGGGGATCGGCGAGTTCGAGGACGACGTCTCCGGACTCGAGGCCGAGACCGCCTACGAGGTCCGGGCCGTCGCGGCGGGCGACGGCGAGACCGCGACGGGCGAGGCTCTCTCGATCGAGACCGATCCGGAACCCGGGGTCCCCGAGATCGAGCGCCTCGAGGCCTCGGACGACAGCTCCCAGCAGTTCGTCAGCGCGTCGGTCGAGTGGACGGTCACCGATCGGGACGGCGACCTCGCGGAGCTCACCTCCGAGCTGCGCTACGCCGACGAGACGACGGTTCTACATGGCGTCACTTCGGAGCTCGAGGACGGCGAGGAAAGCGGGAGCCACGCGCTCAGAAACACGGATCGGGTCGAAGGAGCCGGCGAGGAGTACGAGGTTACGATAACGGCGAGCGATCGTGAGGGGAACGTCGTCGACGCGAGCGAGCGACTCGTCCTCGACGAGCGCTCTCCTGCGCCGTCGATCGACACGTTCGAGGTCGAGCAGACGGAGTTTCTGGGGACCCCGAGCGCCGTCGTCGAGTGGGGAGTCTCGGACGAGGGTGGCGAACTCCGGGAGCTCGAACTCGAGTTACGTCTCGTGGACGGCGACGACCCTCTCGACGACGCCTCACCGATGGTTCGTGGCGAGGAAGCGACCGGCGAGCGGCGGCTCACCGGGGACGACGACGAGCGCGGGGAGTACGAGGTGGTAATCTCCGTCGCCGACTACTTCGGACAGACGACGACCGAGACCGAGCGGGTGACCCTCGGGGAGTGA
- a CDS encoding DUF7331 family protein, giving the protein MSPSDPASADPDPELPGPSAAIGTYRTEDEETVIYDEHRSEAWISSTYALALADVE; this is encoded by the coding sequence ATGTCACCGTCCGATCCCGCATCCGCCGATCCCGATCCGGAGCTCCCCGGTCCGTCCGCCGCAATCGGGACGTACCGTACCGAGGACGAAGAAACCGTCATCTACGACGAGCACCGTTCGGAAGCGTGGATCAGCTCGACGTACGCCCTGGCGCTCGCCGACGTCGAATGA
- a CDS encoding GTP-binding protein has product MSNDRIPVTVLSGSLGAGKTTVLNHVLTADHGLDVAVVVNDMGDVNVDAEHVTQQSDLGGEEEIIELSNGCICCRLRGDMLDEVGRLADRREFDYLLVESSGISEPIPVAQTFAMGFEDAEFDPTDTYVLDTMVTVANAHSFWESFDSGEALAAETPTGESGRVPETVLLDQIEFCDVLLLNKCDLVPDDALDEIEAVLERLQPRAKIVRTEFGNVDPDEILGTERFDFQEASNSAGWKHELQHDHHHDPQEEHGVTSFVYERRRPFHPERIAQLLSELPDELIRAKGFFWSAGREDVAMGVDKAGPSVRAGPSGQWLANLPEAEREQYFAARPGLEDDWDEEWGDRMTRLVFIGREFDDETLIERLDDCVLTDREMNDDWSTYDDPFEPEERRELALANE; this is encoded by the coding sequence ATGAGCAACGACCGCATTCCGGTGACCGTTCTGAGCGGCAGTCTCGGCGCCGGCAAGACGACCGTCCTCAATCACGTCCTGACCGCCGACCACGGCCTCGACGTCGCCGTCGTCGTCAACGACATGGGTGATGTCAACGTCGACGCCGAGCACGTCACCCAGCAGTCGGATCTCGGCGGGGAGGAAGAGATCATCGAGCTGTCCAACGGCTGCATCTGCTGTCGGCTCCGGGGCGACATGCTCGACGAGGTCGGGCGGCTCGCGGACCGACGGGAGTTCGACTACCTGCTGGTCGAGTCCTCAGGGATCTCTGAGCCGATCCCGGTCGCCCAGACGTTCGCGATGGGCTTCGAGGACGCGGAATTCGATCCAACTGACACCTACGTGCTCGACACGATGGTGACGGTCGCGAACGCCCACAGCTTCTGGGAGTCGTTCGACTCCGGGGAGGCGCTGGCGGCGGAGACCCCCACCGGGGAGTCGGGCCGGGTTCCCGAGACCGTGCTCCTCGATCAGATCGAGTTCTGTGACGTCCTCCTGCTGAACAAGTGCGACCTCGTCCCCGACGACGCGCTCGATGAGATCGAGGCCGTCCTCGAGCGGCTCCAGCCGCGCGCGAAGATCGTCCGCACCGAGTTCGGGAACGTCGACCCCGACGAGATTCTTGGCACGGAGCGGTTCGATTTCCAGGAGGCGTCGAACTCCGCCGGCTGGAAACACGAGCTCCAGCACGATCACCACCACGATCCCCAGGAGGAACACGGCGTCACCTCGTTCGTCTACGAGCGCCGGCGCCCGTTCCACCCCGAGCGGATCGCACAGTTGCTCTCGGAGCTGCCCGACGAGCTGATCCGCGCGAAGGGGTTCTTCTGGAGCGCCGGCCGCGAGGACGTCGCGATGGGCGTCGACAAGGCGGGACCCTCCGTCCGCGCGGGTCCCTCCGGCCAGTGGCTCGCGAACCTCCCTGAGGCCGAACGCGAGCAGTACTTCGCGGCCCGACCCGGGCTCGAGGACGACTGGGACGAGGAGTGGGGCGATCGGATGACGCGGCTGGTCTTTATCGGCCGCGAGTTCGACGACGAGACGCTGATCGAGCGGCTCGACGACTGCGTGCTCACCGATAGGGAGATGAACGACGACTGGTCGACGTACGACGATCCGTTCGAACCGGAAGAACGACGTGAGCTCGCGCTCGCGAACGAGTAA
- a CDS encoding CobW family GTP-binding protein: protein MPVPVTILCGELGAGKTTLLSGLLESADREIAVLVNDVGEVNVDADLVEARTDLETGDEVVALENGCICCSLGSELSRAVIQLWKEHEFDHLVVEASGVGEPEPIARQFVRGPAGGPYDLEAVVTVVDARRFHDRFADGDDVPVQQGADEEGTRPLSDLVLEQVEFCDLLVVNKCDLVDDEERERVTALLETLQPRAEIVTTEYGDLEPDVLLESERFELETVRDSAGWKRQIEADAAEDGHERDDDEHDQGHDHEHDHAHPPERYGIEVEGYHRRRPFHPERFVELLRSLPDGLVRAKGLTWIAGREDQAITASTAGAETTLEVTGRWIASFSEDRQETYRQGQPDLAWDEDHGDREIRLALIGRDIDWDVLESRLDDCLLTDTEMAADWSDSENPAPTWMGETMTVSSTDDPEASTR, encoded by the coding sequence ATGCCCGTTCCGGTTACCATCCTCTGTGGCGAGCTCGGCGCCGGGAAGACGACGCTGCTCTCGGGGCTGCTCGAGTCCGCGGACCGCGAGATCGCCGTGCTGGTCAACGACGTCGGCGAGGTCAACGTCGACGCGGACCTCGTGGAAGCGCGCACCGACCTCGAGACCGGCGACGAGGTCGTCGCCCTCGAGAACGGCTGTATCTGCTGTAGCCTCGGGAGCGAGCTCTCCCGGGCCGTGATCCAGCTCTGGAAGGAACACGAGTTCGACCACCTGGTCGTCGAAGCGTCGGGGGTCGGCGAACCGGAACCGATCGCTCGGCAGTTCGTCCGCGGCCCCGCGGGCGGTCCCTACGATCTCGAGGCCGTCGTCACCGTCGTCGACGCGCGGCGGTTCCACGATCGGTTCGCCGACGGCGACGACGTACCGGTCCAGCAGGGAGCCGACGAGGAGGGAACGCGTCCCCTGTCGGATCTCGTGCTCGAGCAGGTGGAGTTCTGTGACCTGCTCGTGGTGAACAAGTGCGACCTCGTCGACGACGAGGAACGCGAGCGAGTCACCGCTCTGCTCGAGACGCTCCAGCCCCGCGCGGAGATCGTGACGACCGAGTACGGCGACCTAGAGCCCGACGTCCTGCTCGAGAGCGAGCGCTTCGAGCTCGAGACGGTCCGGGATTCGGCGGGCTGGAAGCGCCAGATCGAGGCCGATGCCGCCGAGGACGGCCACGAACGGGACGACGATGAACACGACCAAGGACACGATCACGAACACGACCACGCTCACCCGCCCGAACGGTACGGGATCGAGGTCGAGGGCTACCACCGCCGCCGTCCGTTCCACCCCGAGCGATTCGTCGAGTTACTTCGCTCGCTTCCCGATGGACTCGTGCGCGCGAAGGGACTCACGTGGATCGCCGGCCGCGAAGACCAGGCGATCACGGCGAGCACTGCTGGCGCCGAAACCACGCTCGAGGTGACCGGACGATGGATCGCCAGTTTCTCCGAAGATCGACAGGAGACGTACCGCCAGGGCCAACCCGATCTCGCGTGGGACGAGGACCACGGCGATCGGGAGATCCGGCTGGCGCTCATCGGCCGCGATATCGACTGGGACGTCCTCGAATCCCGGCTCGACGACTGCCTGCTGACCGACACCGAGATGGCGGCCGACTGGAGCGACTCCGAGAACCCCGCACCGACGTGGATGGGCGAGACAATGACGGTATCGAGCACTGACGACCCGGAGGCGTCGACCCGATGA
- a CDS encoding MogA/MoaB family molybdenum cofactor biosynthesis protein has translation MTTDRADRRSTDDHGHDIIDPLYVGIVTVSSSRAAEAGDDPDDPGGDTIQACFEDAGHEVRERVLVRDDYSAIRTAVRSLVARQDIDVVCTTGGTGVTADDVSPEATSSLFERELPGFGELFRSLSWDEVGTRAMASRATAGIAVDTPVFCLPGSTGACSTACEELIVPETPHLAGLATRHREGTTEQTLDDYED, from the coding sequence ATGACGACCGACCGCGCAGACCGACGGAGCACCGACGACCACGGCCACGACATCATCGACCCGCTCTACGTCGGGATCGTCACGGTCTCGAGTTCCCGCGCCGCCGAGGCTGGCGACGACCCCGACGACCCCGGCGGCGACACGATTCAGGCGTGTTTCGAGGACGCGGGCCACGAGGTCCGAGAACGCGTCCTGGTTCGGGACGACTACTCCGCGATCCGCACCGCGGTTCGGAGCCTCGTCGCCCGCCAGGATATCGACGTCGTCTGCACGACGGGCGGCACCGGCGTCACGGCCGACGACGTCTCGCCCGAGGCGACGTCCTCGCTGTTCGAACGCGAGCTGCCGGGCTTCGGCGAACTCTTTCGGTCGCTGTCCTGGGACGAGGTCGGTACCCGGGCGATGGCCTCGCGGGCGACCGCGGGGATCGCCGTCGACACGCCCGTCTTCTGTCTCCCCGGGAGCACGGGTGCCTGTAGTACGGCCTGTGAGGAGTTGATCGTCCCCGAAACGCCCCACCTCGCGGGGCTGGCGACGCGCCACCGCGAGGGCACGACCGAGCAGACGCTCGACGACTACGAGGACTGA